Proteins encoded within one genomic window of Microbacterium sp. zg-B185:
- a CDS encoding FAD-binding monooxygenase, which yields MQFHHHGYVSGDPRKKPAAGTGIDRPDELPDEIDVLVVGGGPAGMLLMAQLGQFPTVVTRLIERRPGRLEIGQADGIQARSVETFQAFGFAEQIIQEAYHLTVMNFWTPDKADPTKIVRTQRTVDDAQGISEFPHLIVNQARVLDYFAEVAADSPARLTPDYGVEFVALEVADQGDYPVSVTVQYSDGPRAGQQRVVHAKYVVGCDGARSRVRDAIGCTYVGQVAKHAWGVMDVLAVTDFPDIRSKCAIQSQAGSILHIPREGGFLFRMYVDLGEVPEGDNGAVRRTSLETIIAKANAILNPYTLDVKDVAWHSVYEVGHRVTDRFDDVAAGSDREPHVFIAGDACHTHSAKAGQGMNVSMQDGFNLGWKLGQVLEGRSPASVLSTYSAERQVIAQNLIDFDKEWSTLMAKKPEEFDSPEELGDFYVRTAEFPAGFMTQYPPSLLIGEATHQHLAEGFPIGKRFRSAPVVRVADAVPIHLGHHARADGRWRIYAFAPRAPSGQSSALADWATWLADSPESPLARFTPVGADRDSVFDVKVIYQQPHEQVALETVPDVFLPRVGPFQLIDYEKVYATDPAEEIFDLRSIDRSEGAVVVVRPDQYVAHVLPLTATDELTEFFARFLLPQTAPALAL from the coding sequence ATGCAGTTCCACCACCACGGGTACGTGTCCGGCGACCCGCGCAAGAAGCCGGCAGCCGGTACCGGAATCGACCGTCCGGACGAGCTGCCCGACGAGATCGACGTGCTCGTCGTCGGCGGCGGTCCGGCCGGCATGCTGCTGATGGCCCAGCTCGGTCAGTTCCCGACCGTCGTCACGCGCCTGATCGAGCGCCGCCCCGGCCGACTCGAGATCGGCCAGGCGGACGGCATCCAGGCGCGCAGCGTCGAGACTTTTCAGGCGTTCGGCTTCGCCGAGCAGATCATCCAGGAGGCCTACCACCTCACCGTGATGAACTTCTGGACCCCGGACAAGGCCGACCCGACCAAGATCGTCCGCACGCAGCGCACCGTCGACGATGCACAGGGGATCAGCGAGTTCCCGCACCTCATCGTCAATCAGGCCCGCGTGCTGGACTACTTCGCGGAGGTGGCTGCCGACTCGCCCGCCCGCCTCACCCCCGACTACGGCGTGGAGTTCGTCGCCCTCGAGGTCGCCGACCAGGGCGACTACCCGGTCTCGGTGACCGTGCAGTACAGCGACGGACCACGCGCCGGCCAGCAGCGGGTGGTGCACGCCAAGTACGTCGTCGGCTGCGACGGTGCGCGCAGCCGGGTGCGTGATGCGATCGGGTGCACGTATGTCGGCCAGGTGGCCAAGCACGCCTGGGGCGTGATGGACGTCCTCGCCGTCACGGACTTCCCCGATATCCGCTCCAAGTGCGCCATCCAGTCGCAGGCGGGCAGCATTCTGCACATCCCGCGCGAGGGCGGATTCCTGTTCCGCATGTACGTCGACCTCGGCGAGGTTCCGGAGGGCGACAACGGCGCGGTGCGCCGGACATCGCTGGAGACGATCATCGCGAAGGCCAACGCCATCCTGAACCCGTACACCCTGGACGTGAAGGATGTCGCCTGGCACAGCGTGTACGAGGTGGGGCACCGGGTCACCGACCGCTTCGACGACGTGGCGGCCGGCAGCGACCGTGAGCCGCACGTGTTCATCGCCGGGGACGCGTGCCACACGCACAGCGCGAAGGCGGGACAGGGCATGAACGTCTCGATGCAGGACGGTTTCAACCTCGGCTGGAAGCTGGGGCAGGTGCTGGAGGGTCGTAGCCCCGCGTCCGTGCTGAGCACCTACTCGGCCGAACGTCAGGTGATCGCCCAGAACCTCATCGACTTCGACAAGGAATGGTCGACGCTGATGGCCAAGAAGCCGGAGGAGTTCGACAGCCCCGAAGAGCTCGGAGACTTCTATGTCCGCACCGCCGAGTTCCCGGCCGGGTTCATGACCCAGTACCCGCCGTCGCTGCTGATCGGCGAGGCGACCCATCAGCACCTGGCCGAGGGCTTTCCCATCGGAAAGCGATTCCGCTCCGCGCCGGTCGTCCGTGTGGCCGATGCGGTTCCGATCCACCTCGGTCACCACGCCCGCGCCGACGGGCGGTGGCGCATCTACGCGTTCGCCCCGCGGGCGCCCAGCGGGCAGAGCTCCGCCCTGGCGGACTGGGCGACGTGGCTGGCCGACTCGCCGGAGTCGCCGCTGGCTCGGTTCACCCCGGTCGGGGCAGATCGCGACAGCGTCTTCGACGTCAAGGTCATCTACCAGCAGCCGCATGAGCAGGTCGCGCTCGAGACGGTGCCCGACGTGTTCCTGCCCCGGGTGGGTCCGTTCCAGCTCATCGACTACGAGAAGGTCTATGCCACCGACCCCGCGGAGGAGATCTTCGACCTGCGCAGCATCGACCGCAGCGAGGGCGCGGTCGTCGTGGTCCGCCCCGATCAGTACGTGGCCCACGTGCTGCCGCTGACGGCCACCGACGAGCTGACCGAGTTCTTCGCGCGCTTCCTGCTGCCGCAGACCGCTCCCGCACTCGCACTCTGA
- a CDS encoding IclR family transcriptional regulator produces the protein MTENATAPASQTLSRGIRILEILAGARQPLSIDETARRLGVHRSVAYRLVRTLEDHGLVTRDGTGRIELGARMAALASGVAHDLQAEALPELTAVANELGTTCFIAVLDQDECITLASVEPRHATASVAQRPGSRHPVTAGAPGKAILSALPPEQWPGEVTEGLRQEVRDAAGRGYATSHDEVIPTLRSVSVPLALRGRPPAAIAVVYVASAHEPSEIAARLRRSARVIQDALGS, from the coding sequence ATGACGGAGAACGCGACCGCCCCGGCGTCCCAGACGCTGAGCCGCGGCATCCGCATCCTCGAGATCCTCGCGGGCGCGCGCCAGCCGCTGTCGATCGACGAGACGGCACGACGGCTGGGGGTGCACCGTTCGGTCGCGTATCGGCTGGTGCGCACTCTCGAGGACCACGGCCTCGTCACGCGCGACGGCACCGGCCGGATCGAGCTCGGTGCACGCATGGCCGCCCTGGCCTCGGGCGTCGCCCACGATCTGCAGGCCGAGGCGCTCCCGGAGCTGACGGCGGTGGCGAACGAACTGGGCACCACGTGCTTCATCGCCGTGCTCGACCAGGACGAGTGCATCACGCTCGCAAGCGTCGAGCCTCGGCACGCGACGGCGTCGGTCGCGCAGCGGCCCGGGTCGCGGCATCCGGTCACCGCCGGTGCCCCCGGAAAGGCCATCCTTTCGGCACTGCCTCCCGAGCAGTGGCCCGGCGAGGTGACCGAAGGGCTCCGCCAGGAGGTGCGGGATGCCGCGGGCCGCGGTTACGCGACCAGCCACGACGAGGTGATCCCGACGCTGCGGTCGGTGTCCGTCCCGCTCGCGCTGCGGGGCCGGCCGCCCGCCGCCATCGCGGTGGTCTATGTCGCCAGCGCGCACGAGCCGTCGGAGATCGCCGCGCGGCTGCGCCGCTCAGCAAGGGTGATCCAGGACGCGCTCGGCAGTTGA
- a CDS encoding thiamine pyrophosphate-binding protein, whose protein sequence is MPTVSAHVAATLARHIDHVFGVMGNGNAYFLDALQRSTDVGYTAVRHEAGAVTSADAYHRAGGGLAAATATYGAGFTNTLTALAEAVQAHVPLVLVVGDEPTSGPRPWDVDQIALASAVGARTYTVGRTDAAATTVIAIEHAFTYRVPTVLAIPYDVATLDAGPVPAAPEPRLPPPVTPTGPFAEQTIRDVAAALAGAQRPFLLAGRGAWIAGAGPALGELADATGAVTASTALGRGIFPSSQFDLGVAGGFGAEAAMDLITDADVAVVFGASLNQFTMRFGSLFGTRTRIFQVDLAPAATHQRVGGYLRGDAAVVARAVAAELADMGAAPSGWRESVDIPALRVYEPGEDTAPDGALDPRSAAGRIGRILESTAALRDRVVVSDGGHFIGWANMYWPVAAPDRMMMVGTAFQSIGMGFASVPGAARAQPAATIVLSTGDGGGLMALADLESAVRVAAGRGLAVVWNDAAYGAEVNLYGLKGLAKEPMLIPQVDFAEVARGFGARGIVVRTLADLEGLADWARVPASDRPFLLLDLRISGSVIAPYQQEIIRVNS, encoded by the coding sequence ATGCCCACCGTCTCCGCGCACGTCGCCGCCACCCTCGCCCGCCATATCGACCACGTCTTCGGCGTCATGGGCAACGGCAACGCCTATTTCCTGGACGCGCTGCAGCGCTCCACCGATGTCGGCTACACGGCGGTGCGGCACGAGGCCGGCGCGGTCACCTCCGCCGACGCCTATCACCGCGCCGGCGGCGGGCTGGCTGCGGCGACCGCGACGTACGGCGCCGGCTTCACGAACACCCTCACCGCGCTGGCCGAAGCGGTGCAGGCGCACGTGCCCCTCGTGCTGGTCGTCGGTGACGAACCGACCTCCGGCCCCCGGCCCTGGGACGTCGACCAGATCGCGCTGGCCTCCGCCGTCGGGGCGCGCACGTACACGGTGGGACGAACCGATGCCGCCGCCACGACCGTCATCGCGATCGAGCACGCCTTCACTTACCGGGTGCCGACCGTGCTGGCGATCCCCTACGACGTCGCCACCCTCGATGCGGGACCGGTGCCGGCAGCCCCGGAGCCGAGACTCCCCCCGCCGGTGACGCCGACGGGTCCCTTCGCCGAGCAGACGATCCGCGACGTCGCGGCAGCGTTGGCCGGAGCGCAGCGGCCGTTCCTGCTCGCCGGCCGCGGGGCCTGGATCGCCGGTGCCGGGCCGGCGCTGGGGGAACTGGCGGACGCCACCGGAGCCGTCACCGCCTCCACCGCGCTGGGTCGGGGGATCTTCCCGAGCTCCCAGTTCGACCTCGGCGTCGCCGGCGGCTTCGGCGCGGAGGCGGCGATGGACCTCATCACCGACGCCGACGTCGCCGTCGTTTTCGGCGCCTCACTGAACCAGTTCACGATGCGGTTCGGCTCGCTGTTCGGAACGCGGACGCGCATCTTCCAGGTCGACCTCGCGCCGGCCGCGACCCACCAGCGCGTGGGCGGCTATCTCCGCGGCGATGCCGCCGTCGTCGCCCGCGCCGTCGCCGCAGAACTCGCGGACATGGGCGCCGCCCCCAGCGGGTGGCGCGAGAGCGTGGACATCCCGGCGCTGCGGGTCTACGAACCGGGCGAGGACACCGCGCCGGACGGTGCGCTGGATCCCCGCTCGGCCGCGGGACGGATCGGCCGGATCCTGGAGAGCACCGCGGCGCTGCGCGACCGCGTCGTCGTCTCCGACGGCGGTCATTTCATCGGGTGGGCGAACATGTACTGGCCGGTCGCAGCGCCGGACCGCATGATGATGGTCGGCACGGCGTTCCAATCCATCGGCATGGGATTCGCCAGCGTGCCCGGCGCGGCCCGGGCTCAGCCCGCCGCGACGATCGTGCTGAGCACCGGGGACGGTGGCGGGCTGATGGCACTCGCCGACCTGGAGTCTGCGGTGCGCGTCGCCGCGGGCAGGGGCCTGGCCGTGGTCTGGAACGACGCCGCCTACGGCGCCGAAGTGAACCTGTACGGGCTGAAGGGGCTGGCGAAGGAGCCGATGCTCATCCCCCAGGTCGATTTCGCCGAGGTCGCCCGGGGCTTCGGCGCGCGAGGCATCGTGGTGCGCACACTGGCGGACCTGGAGGGGCTGGCCGACTGGGCACGGGTACCGGCATCCGATCGTCCTTTCCTGCTGCTGGACCTGCGCATCTCCGGATCGGTGATCGCTCCGTACCAGCAGGAGATCATCCGCGTGAACTCCTGA
- a CDS encoding aminomethyl transferase family protein — MFYKGEPPVKTLFHRRRGAETFHGGIVMPENLEEAIAEAGGPVPLLWESEAPPAVVPRVVQEFRNWRDEQLAWRRTAVLFDQSHHMADLNIKGPDALKLIRDTAVNSVENFPVDMAKQYVAVSPSGHVIGDNILFHLEEDEYQAVGIPPSINWLHYHAVTGGYDVEIWRDDNSLYRSGDPVLYRYQVQGPGALEIIREATGQEPPKLRFFRMTRFTIGGKEVRALRHGMAGEPGYELWGPWADSEAVHTALLEAGAKHDMVQVGGRAYHTNALESGWLPRPLPAIYSDERLADYRRWLSGTAYETTAPLGGSFHSEDIEDYYFTPYDLDYGRIVAFDHDFIGREALERMASDGTADKRRKVTLVWNGDDSAAAYGSMFHPGPGAKFINLPMSLYDTFHADRVETADGRMVGISTWTGYSANERAILSLAVVDADVAEPGTELVVVWGEDRPTRKVQVEEHVQVRIRVTVQPAPLTEFARTAYRSDTVSA; from the coding sequence ATGTTTTACAAGGGAGAGCCGCCCGTCAAGACTTTGTTTCACCGGCGCCGCGGCGCCGAGACTTTTCATGGAGGAATCGTCATGCCCGAGAATCTCGAAGAAGCCATCGCCGAAGCCGGCGGCCCCGTCCCGCTCCTGTGGGAGTCAGAAGCCCCGCCCGCGGTCGTCCCGAGGGTCGTCCAGGAGTTCCGCAACTGGCGGGATGAGCAGCTGGCGTGGCGGCGCACCGCGGTGCTGTTCGACCAGTCGCACCACATGGCGGATCTGAACATCAAGGGTCCGGACGCGCTGAAGCTGATCCGCGACACCGCGGTCAACAGCGTGGAGAACTTCCCCGTCGACATGGCGAAGCAGTATGTCGCGGTCAGCCCGTCCGGGCACGTCATCGGCGATAACATCCTGTTCCATCTCGAGGAGGACGAGTACCAGGCCGTCGGCATCCCGCCCTCGATCAACTGGCTGCACTATCACGCGGTCACCGGCGGCTACGACGTCGAGATCTGGCGCGACGACAACTCGCTCTACCGTTCGGGCGACCCGGTGCTCTACCGCTACCAGGTGCAGGGACCGGGCGCGCTGGAGATCATCCGCGAGGCGACCGGGCAGGAGCCGCCCAAGCTGCGCTTCTTCCGGATGACGCGCTTCACGATCGGCGGCAAGGAAGTCAGGGCGCTGCGCCACGGCATGGCGGGGGAGCCCGGCTACGAGCTGTGGGGACCGTGGGCGGATTCCGAGGCGGTGCACACCGCCCTCCTCGAAGCGGGGGCCAAGCACGACATGGTGCAGGTCGGCGGGCGCGCCTATCACACCAATGCCCTGGAATCCGGCTGGCTGCCGAGGCCCCTCCCCGCGATCTACAGCGATGAGCGTCTGGCCGATTACCGTCGGTGGCTCAGCGGCACGGCGTACGAGACCACGGCGCCGCTGGGTGGCAGCTTCCACTCCGAGGACATCGAGGACTACTACTTCACCCCCTACGACCTGGACTACGGCCGGATCGTCGCGTTCGACCACGACTTCATCGGGCGCGAAGCGCTCGAGCGGATGGCGTCGGACGGAACGGCGGACAAGCGCCGCAAAGTGACACTGGTGTGGAACGGAGACGACAGCGCTGCCGCCTACGGATCCATGTTCCATCCCGGCCCGGGTGCGAAGTTCATCAACCTGCCGATGTCGCTGTACGACACGTTCCACGCCGACCGGGTCGAGACGGCCGACGGGCGGATGGTGGGCATCTCCACCTGGACGGGCTACTCGGCCAACGAGCGCGCCATCCTCTCGCTGGCGGTGGTGGATGCCGACGTCGCCGAGCCCGGCACCGAGCTGGTCGTGGTGTGGGGCGAGGACCGGCCCACCCGCAAGGTGCAGGTCGAAGAGCACGTGCAGGTGAGGATCCGCGTTACCGTCCAGCCCGCCCCGCTGACGGAGTTCGCGCGCACCGCCTACCGCTCGGACACCGTCTCGGCCTGA
- a CDS encoding LysR family transcriptional regulator: MPFTLRQLEYLDAAASEGSLAAAATRCQVSASAIALALDDLERRLGVQLLVRRKGRGVLVTPAGSRVLSRARHVLVGAEALAADAWQAGRSLTGSFTIGCFSTLSPFYLPGVMQAFGHDHPGLDLSFVEASAVELHERLLQGRVDVALLYSVDVSPQLGFDPIDEYRPHVVIAADHPLAGRTSIRLAELAADPLIVLDVHPTRHNTEQIFAALSLTPRPAHTTTSFELARCLVGRGLGYAVLFQRPASEMTYDGHRVRIVELGDALPPTVVGLARPPGAPRTARLETLREFLAAGPATPAQ, translated from the coding sequence GTGCCGTTCACGCTCAGACAACTGGAGTACCTGGACGCGGCCGCCAGTGAGGGCTCCCTGGCTGCCGCCGCAACGCGGTGCCAAGTCAGCGCGTCGGCGATCGCGCTGGCGCTGGACGATCTGGAACGCCGACTGGGCGTGCAGCTTCTGGTCCGTCGCAAGGGCAGAGGGGTGCTCGTGACACCGGCCGGATCGCGGGTGCTCTCCCGGGCCCGCCACGTCCTGGTGGGTGCCGAGGCCCTGGCAGCCGACGCCTGGCAGGCGGGTCGAAGCCTGACCGGCTCGTTCACGATCGGATGCTTCTCGACGCTCTCGCCGTTCTACCTGCCCGGAGTGATGCAGGCGTTCGGCCACGACCATCCCGGACTGGACCTCTCGTTCGTCGAGGCGTCCGCGGTCGAACTGCACGAACGGCTCCTGCAGGGACGTGTCGATGTGGCGCTCCTGTACAGCGTCGACGTCTCCCCGCAGCTGGGCTTCGACCCCATCGACGAGTACCGGCCGCACGTGGTCATCGCCGCCGATCATCCGCTCGCCGGCCGCACATCGATCCGGCTGGCCGAGCTGGCCGCCGATCCGCTCATCGTCCTGGACGTGCACCCCACGCGACACAACACCGAGCAGATCTTCGCCGCGCTGTCGCTGACCCCTCGGCCCGCGCACACCACGACGAGCTTCGAGCTGGCGCGCTGCCTGGTGGGACGCGGTCTGGGCTACGCCGTGCTGTTCCAGCGCCCCGCTTCGGAGATGACCTATGACGGACACCGGGTGAGGATCGTGGAGCTGGGCGACGCGCTCCCGCCGACCGTCGTCGGTCTTGCACGGCCGCCCGGTGCGCCGCGGACCGCCCGCCTGGAGACGCTCCGCGAATTCCTCGCTGCCGGCCCGGCTACACCGGCTCAGTGA
- a CDS encoding multidrug effflux MFS transporter, translating into MDSDEPPRSRSLDVRTWSRRRRFGLLALLGVLVAGGPLGTDMYTPGLPQVIDDLGTQTALVQLTLMAYNVGLGGGQFAWGPISDRIGRRVPVILGAAGFAFTALLCSLAPNIGVLLVGRVLMGFAGAAGIVVGRAIARDLYSGAELTRVFGLLAVVFGIAPVLGPLVGGLVLSVGDWRSTFLLLMTIGILLAIASAVGIPETLRPELRVRGASEERREAWLAPLRNRQFVTSVLILVGAATSMILYLSAVPIVLQRERGLDVLGFSVLYAINALAVIIGAQVGPWLTRYLGGIRVLVLALVVNLCAAVGVALSSAMDSPLWLLDACMWLTVFAGGICMPLAIALALQPFAKGAGTAAAIAGGAQLALGSVVPAIVVSVVATSGVVLGIAQAAVTVVTLGLVALAAISAPRGGGGPDLGDAEPDFTEPV; encoded by the coding sequence ATGGACTCCGATGAGCCACCCCGGTCGCGGTCGCTGGACGTGCGGACGTGGTCGCGCAGGCGGCGGTTCGGGCTGCTCGCTCTGCTGGGCGTGCTCGTGGCCGGTGGGCCGCTCGGCACCGATATGTACACGCCGGGGCTGCCGCAGGTCATCGACGACCTCGGCACGCAGACCGCGCTCGTCCAGCTCACGCTGATGGCGTACAACGTGGGGCTCGGAGGCGGGCAGTTCGCCTGGGGCCCGATCAGCGACCGGATCGGCCGGCGCGTACCGGTGATCCTCGGCGCCGCCGGCTTTGCCTTCACCGCGCTGCTGTGCTCCTTGGCGCCGAACATCGGCGTCCTCCTGGTCGGCCGCGTCCTGATGGGCTTCGCCGGGGCTGCCGGCATCGTCGTGGGCCGGGCGATCGCCCGCGACCTCTACAGCGGCGCCGAGCTGACCCGGGTGTTCGGGCTCCTCGCCGTCGTCTTCGGGATCGCGCCCGTGCTCGGACCTCTCGTCGGCGGGCTGGTGCTCAGCGTCGGGGACTGGCGCTCGACGTTCCTGCTCCTCATGACGATCGGCATCCTGCTCGCCATCGCGAGTGCGGTCGGAATCCCCGAGACGCTGCGCCCCGAGCTGCGGGTGCGGGGCGCGTCGGAGGAACGACGAGAGGCGTGGCTTGCCCCGCTGCGCAACCGGCAGTTCGTCACCAGCGTCCTGATCCTGGTCGGCGCGGCGACCTCGATGATCCTGTATCTCAGCGCGGTGCCCATCGTGCTCCAGCGCGAGCGCGGACTCGATGTGCTCGGCTTCTCGGTGCTGTACGCGATCAACGCTCTCGCTGTCATCATCGGCGCCCAAGTGGGGCCATGGCTGACCCGCTACCTCGGCGGCATCCGGGTTCTCGTCCTGGCCCTGGTGGTCAACCTCTGCGCGGCCGTGGGGGTGGCGCTCAGTTCGGCCATGGACAGTCCGCTCTGGCTGCTGGATGCCTGCATGTGGCTGACGGTCTTCGCCGGCGGGATCTGCATGCCGCTGGCCATCGCGCTGGCCCTGCAGCCGTTCGCGAAGGGCGCCGGCACTGCCGCCGCCATCGCCGGCGGCGCCCAGCTCGCGCTCGGCTCGGTCGTTCCGGCCATCGTGGTCAGCGTCGTGGCCACCTCAGGGGTGGTGCTCGGCATCGCTCAGGCCGCGGTGACGGTCGTGACCCTCGGCCTGGTCGCGCTCGCGGCGATCTCCGCTCCCCGAGGAGGGGGCGGGCCCGATCTCGGGGACGCCGAGCCGGACTTCACTGAGCCGGTGTAG
- a CDS encoding helix-turn-helix domain-containing protein, with translation MREDTLIHASTTFQTGVETATAQSIGEWREVAGSRFVPLHVIGGPNFTGSIRWRVVDGTCLSEISASAHRVLRTPALISPDDPNHYKITLQVKGSGLVAQDGRQSVLRPGDLAIYDTSRPYTLEFSEDVHCLVMAFPQDSFDVPDSLIRRITAVRLSGDSGVGAMISPFMRHLSANLDTLDGVAGMRILHSSLDLLTALVYAQLSEDQDHWGQTRQVEMRRLKLYIDAHLHQPDLNAVEVAKSHFMSVRQLQYLFRAENLTVSGYIRARRLENCRLALSDPAQASLSILEIAQRWGFPDASHFSKVFRATYGITPRDLRTSRFGD, from the coding sequence GTGCGGGAGGACACCTTGATCCACGCTTCCACGACCTTTCAGACCGGCGTCGAGACGGCGACCGCCCAATCGATCGGCGAGTGGCGAGAGGTGGCAGGGAGCCGTTTCGTGCCGCTGCACGTGATCGGCGGCCCGAACTTCACCGGCAGCATCCGATGGCGTGTCGTGGACGGCACCTGCCTGAGCGAGATCTCCGCCAGCGCGCATCGCGTGCTGCGCACCCCCGCTCTGATCTCCCCGGACGACCCGAATCACTACAAGATCACGCTTCAGGTGAAGGGATCGGGTCTGGTCGCACAGGACGGACGCCAGAGCGTGCTGCGGCCCGGCGATCTCGCGATCTACGACACCAGCCGGCCCTACACGCTGGAGTTCAGCGAGGACGTGCACTGCCTCGTGATGGCCTTCCCGCAGGACTCCTTCGACGTGCCGGACAGCCTGATCCGCCGCATCACCGCAGTGCGCCTGTCCGGCGACTCGGGGGTGGGCGCGATGATCTCGCCGTTCATGCGGCATCTGTCGGCGAATCTCGACACCCTGGACGGGGTGGCCGGGATGCGCATCCTGCACAGTTCGCTGGACCTGCTCACGGCGCTGGTGTACGCGCAGCTCTCGGAGGACCAAGACCACTGGGGTCAGACCCGGCAGGTCGAGATGCGCCGCCTGAAGCTGTACATCGACGCGCACCTGCACCAGCCCGACCTGAACGCGGTGGAGGTGGCCAAGAGCCACTTCATGTCCGTCCGCCAGCTGCAGTACCTCTTCCGCGCGGAGAACCTCACCGTCTCGGGGTACATCCGCGCCCGACGGCTCGAGAACTGCCGTCTGGCGCTGAGCGACCCCGCCCAGGCGTCGCTGTCCATCCTCGAGATCGCGCAGCGGTGGGGCTTCCCCGACGCCAGCCATTTCAGCAAGGTGTTCCGCGCCACCTACGGCATCACGCCTCGCGACCTGCGCACGTCCCGGTTCGGAGACTGA
- a CDS encoding carboxymuconolactone decarboxylase family protein, whose protein sequence is MVIRDELYDIGMQQRRAMFGTQGAEARVDTTTDLNDKLEDFVTRTTFGDVWQRPGLSLAARSEVTFAMLLANGREHELRVHAEGALENGVSPIELREIVLQGLLYCGIPAGVLGVRVLREVFEARGIGDALDGEADATRAARSPASTRAES, encoded by the coding sequence GTGGTCATCCGCGACGAACTGTACGACATCGGCATGCAGCAGCGCCGCGCGATGTTCGGCACCCAGGGTGCCGAGGCGCGCGTGGACACCACCACGGATCTCAACGACAAGCTCGAGGACTTCGTGACCCGGACGACGTTCGGGGACGTCTGGCAGCGGCCCGGCCTCTCGCTGGCAGCCCGCAGCGAGGTCACCTTCGCGATGCTGCTGGCCAACGGGAGAGAGCACGAACTGCGCGTGCACGCCGAAGGCGCCCTGGAGAACGGCGTCTCGCCGATCGAGCTCCGCGAGATCGTCCTGCAGGGGCTGTTGTACTGCGGCATCCCGGCCGGGGTGCTCGGCGTGCGCGTCCTCCGCGAGGTGTTCGAGGCGCGCGGCATCGGGGACGCGCTGGACGGCGAGGCCGATGCGACGCGTGCCGCACGCAGTCCTGCCAGCACGAGGGCGGAGAGCTGA
- a CDS encoding aldehyde dehydrogenase family protein yields MTTQTSDLLEAISVAPEDGRAVPDAATGEPIGYVPATTPADLDDAVATARAAQPAWAALGHARRSELLHAAADEIDAHAEELAQIIAKEQGKPLNGLGARFEAAGCSAWIRGAADLSLEPEVLFEAEGTRSELHYVPLGVVGAISPWNWPALIAIWQIAPSLRMGNTVVAKPSEYTPLSVMAVAELMNRHLPPGVLIVAPGDREVGAAIAAHPGIDKIMFTGSTKTGREIVKSSSQNLARLTLELGGNDAGIVLPGADVKALGEKLFWGAFINSGQTCAALKRLYVHDSLYEEVVTELARLAEATPLGHGMDEGSALGPLSTRQQFDIVSELVADARDRGARIVTGGEAAPELGAHFYRATVVADIDDGARLVAEEQFGPVLPIVRYTDLDAVIALANASDQALGASVWGDPEQARAIAERIESGTVWINQHGTINPLVPFGGTKGSGYGLEFGVHGLKAVAGTKVITV; encoded by the coding sequence ATGACCACGCAGACATCGGATCTTCTGGAGGCCATCTCGGTGGCACCCGAGGACGGGCGAGCCGTCCCGGATGCGGCGACCGGTGAGCCGATCGGCTACGTCCCGGCAACGACGCCGGCCGACCTGGACGACGCGGTCGCGACGGCGCGAGCGGCCCAGCCCGCGTGGGCCGCACTCGGGCACGCCCGGCGCAGCGAGCTCCTGCACGCGGCGGCCGATGAGATCGACGCGCATGCCGAGGAACTGGCCCAGATCATCGCGAAAGAGCAGGGCAAACCTCTCAACGGACTCGGCGCCCGCTTCGAAGCGGCCGGCTGCTCCGCCTGGATCCGGGGCGCCGCCGACCTGTCTCTGGAACCCGAGGTCCTCTTCGAGGCCGAGGGCACCAGATCGGAGCTGCACTATGTGCCGCTGGGCGTCGTCGGTGCCATCAGCCCCTGGAACTGGCCGGCCCTGATCGCGATCTGGCAGATCGCTCCCTCGCTGCGGATGGGCAACACCGTCGTCGCCAAGCCGAGCGAGTACACCCCGCTCAGCGTGATGGCGGTGGCGGAGCTGATGAACCGTCATCTCCCCCCTGGCGTGCTGATCGTCGCCCCGGGCGACCGCGAAGTGGGCGCGGCCATCGCCGCCCACCCCGGGATCGACAAGATCATGTTCACCGGGTCGACCAAGACCGGGCGGGAGATCGTCAAGAGCTCCTCCCAGAACCTCGCCCGTCTGACTCTGGAGCTCGGCGGCAACGATGCCGGCATCGTGCTGCCCGGAGCCGATGTCAAAGCGCTCGGCGAGAAGCTGTTCTGGGGGGCGTTCATCAACTCCGGTCAGACCTGTGCCGCTCTCAAGCGGCTCTACGTGCACGACTCGCTCTACGAGGAGGTCGTCACCGAGCTGGCGCGCCTGGCCGAGGCGACACCGCTGGGCCACGGCATGGACGAGGGCAGCGCGTTGGGACCGCTGTCCACCCGCCAGCAGTTCGACATCGTCTCCGAACTCGTCGCCGACGCGCGCGATCGCGGGGCGCGCATCGTCACCGGCGGGGAGGCCGCACCCGAGCTCGGCGCGCACTTCTACCGGGCGACGGTCGTGGCGGACATCGACGACGGGGCGCGGCTGGTCGCGGAGGAGCAGTTCGGACCGGTTCTGCCGATCGTGCGCTACACCGACCTCGACGCGGTGATCGCGCTGGCGAACGCATCCGACCAGGCCCTGGGCGCGTCCGTGTGGGGCGATCCGGAGCAGGCCCGGGCCATCGCGGAGCGCATCGAGAGCGGCACCGTCTGGATCAACCAGCACGGCACGATCAACCCCCTGGTGCCCTTCGGCGGCACCAAGGGCTCCGGGTACGGTCTGGAGTTCGGCGTGCACGGGCTGAAGGCCGTGGCCGGCACCAAGGTCATCACCGTCTGA